A region of Pyxidicoccus parkwaysis DNA encodes the following proteins:
- a CDS encoding substrate-binding and VWA domain-containing protein codes for MWKLQLGCLALAMLAACKCGDGGSSGEGGTSGTGSRAATRPSNALVLTVAYGSEKKTWLEEQARAFEASGATTKSGRPIRIEGKAMGSGEAVQEIVSGRLKAHVYSPASSAYLPLLNSAWTQATGRTQPVVGQGEPVLLSPIVIGMWKPMAEALGWPGKPIGWADLMKVAANPKGWAAYGHAEWGRFKLGHTHPEFSNSGLLSVLAEAYAGAGKTRALHAADVESPKTLELLQQIEGTVVHYGKSTGFFADKMLQRGPGYISAAVLYENLVIESYSKQTDAPFPLVSIYPVEGTFWSDHPYATLDAEWVGAEEKEAADAFLSFLKGRPAQERALALGFRPADPVVPIGAPVDAAHGADPKQPQTLLEVPDALVLEKLLAVWRQTKKPTDVIFVFDKSGSMQGRPLAEAKVGAKRFLETLSDRDEVTLLFFDNNVYAPVGPRALDVQGRAELAGRIDNTIASGGTSLYDATGAAYKVALARAAQAPGRIHAVMVMTDGRDEGSKSTLAQLKQGLTSSDEQDAAVRVFTIAYGDGAEGGVLDGIAEAGKGSSAKGSVEDIVQVYRDMASFF; via the coding sequence ATGTGGAAGCTTCAGCTTGGATGTCTCGCGCTGGCGATGCTGGCGGCCTGCAAGTGCGGCGACGGCGGCTCCTCGGGTGAGGGCGGCACGTCCGGCACCGGGAGCCGCGCGGCCACGAGGCCCTCCAACGCGCTGGTGCTCACCGTCGCGTACGGCAGCGAGAAGAAGACCTGGCTGGAGGAGCAGGCGCGCGCCTTCGAGGCCTCCGGCGCCACCACGAAGTCCGGCCGCCCCATCCGCATCGAGGGCAAGGCCATGGGCTCGGGCGAGGCGGTGCAGGAAATCGTCTCCGGCCGGCTGAAGGCCCACGTCTACAGCCCCGCCTCCAGCGCGTACCTGCCCCTGCTCAACAGCGCGTGGACGCAGGCCACCGGGCGCACGCAGCCCGTGGTGGGGCAGGGCGAGCCGGTGCTGCTGTCGCCCATCGTCATCGGCATGTGGAAGCCCATGGCGGAGGCGCTCGGCTGGCCGGGCAAGCCCATTGGCTGGGCGGACCTGATGAAGGTGGCCGCCAACCCGAAGGGCTGGGCCGCCTACGGCCACGCCGAGTGGGGCCGCTTCAAGCTGGGCCATACCCACCCCGAGTTCTCCAACTCCGGCCTCCTCTCCGTGCTCGCCGAGGCCTACGCGGGCGCGGGCAAGACGCGCGCGCTGCACGCCGCCGACGTGGAGTCGCCGAAGACGCTGGAGCTCCTCCAGCAAATCGAGGGCACGGTGGTGCACTACGGCAAGTCCACCGGCTTCTTCGCGGACAAGATGCTCCAGCGCGGGCCCGGCTACATCTCCGCCGCCGTCCTCTACGAGAACCTCGTCATCGAGTCCTACTCGAAGCAGACGGACGCGCCCTTCCCGCTGGTGTCCATCTACCCGGTGGAGGGCACCTTCTGGTCGGACCATCCCTACGCCACGCTGGACGCGGAGTGGGTTGGCGCCGAGGAGAAGGAGGCCGCGGACGCCTTCCTCTCCTTCCTCAAGGGCCGCCCCGCGCAGGAGCGCGCGCTGGCGCTGGGCTTCCGTCCGGCGGACCCCGTCGTTCCCATCGGCGCGCCGGTGGACGCGGCGCACGGCGCGGACCCGAAGCAGCCGCAGACGCTGCTGGAGGTGCCGGACGCGCTCGTGCTGGAGAAGCTGCTGGCCGTGTGGCGCCAGACGAAGAAGCCCACCGACGTCATCTTCGTCTTCGACAAGTCCGGCAGCATGCAGGGCCGCCCGCTCGCCGAGGCGAAGGTGGGCGCCAAGCGCTTCCTGGAGACGCTGTCGGACCGCGACGAGGTGACGCTGCTGTTCTTCGACAACAACGTCTACGCGCCGGTGGGCCCGCGCGCGCTGGATGTGCAGGGCCGCGCGGAATTGGCCGGCCGCATCGACAACACCATCGCCTCCGGTGGCACCTCGCTCTACGACGCCACCGGCGCCGCCTACAAGGTGGCCCTGGCGCGCGCGGCGCAGGCGCCCGGCCGCATCCACGCCGTCATGGTGATGACGGACGGGCGCGACGAGGGCAGCAAGAGCACCCTGGCCCAGCTCAAGCAGGGCCTCACCTCCAGCGACGAGCAGGACGCCGCGGTGCGCGTCTTCACCATCGCCTACGGCGACGGCGCGGAGGGCGGCGTGCTGGACGGCATCGCCGAGGCGGGCAAGGGCTCCAGCGCGAAGGGCAGCGTGGAAGACATCGTCCAGGTGTACCGGGACATGGCGTCGTTCTTCTGA
- a CDS encoding substrate-binding domain-containing protein: protein MKPKVLIIIGFLAAVGGVFYLTSQRGGGTQGGAASPSGSEPGARGDVTEISFLYSTEKKDWVESAAASFQREHPDIKVNLVGKGSLDAAQAILDGREKPTVWSPADSAVLRMLASDWATEPARGPLFATDGEGAPQPLVITPLVFVVWQDRAEVLQKANEGKGVSWKAIHKAVASDQGWPAIGGKQDWGFVKLGHTDPTRSNSGLQALLLATMEYYNKRSGLTVGDLLDPKYQEWMKELEKGVSRFETSTGTFMTDMVRFGPSKYDIAVVYENLAISQIANAQGRWGDLKVYYPALTLWSDHPAAVLQGDWVTPKQKAAALEWLRYLRSRPVQERALAFGFRPADPAVPLKTQDVNNPFTRLASHGIQVDVPPVAEVPEGPVVRNLLTMWSRVVAASR from the coding sequence ATGAAGCCCAAGGTCCTCATCATCATCGGGTTCCTCGCCGCGGTCGGCGGGGTCTTCTATCTGACCTCGCAGCGCGGCGGAGGGACGCAGGGCGGTGCCGCTTCGCCCTCGGGCTCCGAGCCCGGCGCGCGCGGCGACGTGACGGAAATCTCCTTCCTCTACAGCACGGAGAAGAAGGACTGGGTGGAGTCCGCGGCCGCGTCGTTCCAGCGCGAGCACCCGGACATCAAGGTCAACCTCGTGGGCAAGGGCTCGCTGGACGCGGCGCAGGCCATCCTCGACGGGCGCGAGAAGCCCACGGTGTGGAGCCCCGCGGACAGCGCGGTGCTGCGCATGCTGGCGTCGGACTGGGCCACCGAGCCCGCGCGCGGGCCCCTCTTCGCCACCGACGGTGAGGGCGCGCCGCAGCCGCTGGTGATTACGCCGCTCGTCTTCGTGGTGTGGCAGGACCGGGCGGAGGTCCTGCAGAAGGCCAACGAGGGCAAGGGCGTGTCGTGGAAGGCCATCCACAAGGCGGTGGCGAGCGACCAGGGCTGGCCCGCCATTGGCGGCAAGCAGGACTGGGGCTTCGTGAAGCTGGGCCACACGGACCCCACGCGCTCCAACTCCGGGCTCCAGGCGCTGCTGCTCGCGACGATGGAGTACTACAACAAGCGCAGCGGCCTGACGGTGGGGGACCTGCTGGACCCGAAGTACCAGGAGTGGATGAAGGAGCTGGAGAAGGGCGTCTCCCGCTTCGAGACGTCCACGGGCACCTTCATGACGGACATGGTCCGCTTCGGCCCGTCCAAGTACGACATCGCGGTGGTGTACGAGAACCTGGCGATTTCGCAGATTGCCAACGCGCAGGGCCGCTGGGGCGACCTGAAGGTCTACTACCCCGCGCTCACGCTCTGGAGTGACCACCCGGCGGCGGTGCTGCAAGGGGACTGGGTGACGCCGAAGCAGAAGGCGGCGGCGCTGGAGTGGCTGCGCTACCTGCGCAGCCGGCCCGTGCAGGAGCGTGCGCTGGCCTTCGGCTTCAGGCCCGCGGACCCGGCGGTGCCGCTGAAGACGCAGGACGTGAACAACCCCTTCACGCGGCTGGCGTCGCACGGCATCCAGGTGGACGTGCCGCCCGTGGCGGAGGTGCCCGAAGGGCCCGTGGTCCGCAACCTGCTGACCATGTGGTCCCGCGTGGTGGCCGCGTCGCGGTAG
- a CDS encoding DUSAM domain-containing protein, with protein sequence MADELEWEPVRDLARRVRNGEALTLTEDVKTLLTRTAPEVGISDAAAASAVSSRAGAEALLLECARRIKEGSDRIVDALYRAKRHRKAGDFDSARQEMMDVLAVEVVPLYREIAQDQLDAMADEA encoded by the coding sequence ATGGCAGATGAACTTGAATGGGAGCCAGTGCGCGACTTGGCGCGCCGAGTCCGAAACGGAGAGGCGCTAACACTCACGGAGGACGTGAAAACACTTCTGACGCGCACTGCTCCCGAGGTGGGCATCAGCGATGCGGCTGCCGCTTCGGCTGTCAGCTCTCGCGCTGGCGCGGAAGCGTTGCTCCTGGAGTGCGCGCGGCGCATAAAGGAAGGCTCCGACCGCATTGTTGACGCACTCTATCGCGCGAAACGCCATCGGAAGGCAGGGGATTTCGACAGTGCCCGCCAGGAGATGATGGACGTCCTTGCCGTCGAAGTCGTGCCGCTCTACCGCGAGATAGCGCAAGACCAGCTCGACGCCATGGCAGACGAGGCGTGA
- a CDS encoding aldo/keto reductase: MERRPLGRTGLQVSVLGFGAGHVGSPDLAEAEAGALLHGVLDSGINLIDTAPGYGLSEERIGRHLHGRRSEFVLSTKCGYGVPGVEDWTPECITRGVEQALHRLRTDVLDVVHFHSCPVEVLQRPGLIDALVRAVEAGKVRAAAYSGDNAALEYALGTGAFAVVQTSVNLFDQRAIDRGVAWAREKGVGVIAKRPLGNAPWRFSERPGAHDIGEYWHRMRTMALDARGLDWSEVALRFAAHVPGVSTCIVGTGRLDNLRRNLRTVEQGPLPVDFVETIRDAFRRNDHGWDGMI, encoded by the coding sequence ATGGAGCGCCGCCCCCTGGGAAGAACGGGACTGCAGGTGTCCGTGCTCGGCTTTGGCGCGGGGCACGTGGGCAGTCCGGACCTCGCGGAGGCGGAGGCCGGCGCGCTGCTGCACGGCGTGCTGGACTCAGGCATCAACCTCATCGACACCGCGCCCGGCTATGGGCTGTCGGAGGAGCGCATCGGCCGGCACCTGCACGGCCGCCGCTCCGAGTTCGTCCTCTCCACCAAGTGCGGCTACGGCGTGCCCGGCGTCGAGGACTGGACGCCCGAGTGCATCACCCGCGGCGTGGAACAGGCGCTCCACCGGCTGCGCACGGACGTGCTCGACGTGGTGCACTTCCACTCGTGCCCCGTGGAGGTGCTCCAGCGGCCCGGACTGATTGACGCCCTGGTGCGCGCGGTGGAGGCCGGCAAGGTGCGCGCCGCCGCCTACTCCGGAGACAACGCCGCATTGGAGTACGCACTGGGCACCGGTGCCTTCGCCGTGGTGCAGACCTCCGTCAACCTGTTCGACCAGCGCGCCATCGACCGGGGTGTCGCGTGGGCCCGGGAGAAGGGCGTGGGCGTCATCGCCAAGCGGCCCCTGGGCAACGCACCCTGGCGTTTCTCCGAACGGCCCGGCGCGCATGACATTGGCGAGTACTGGCACCGCATGCGCACCATGGCGCTCGACGCGCGCGGGCTGGACTGGAGCGAAGTGGCGCTGCGCTTCGCGGCCCATGTTCCCGGCGTGTCCACGTGCATCGTGGGCACCGGGCGGCTGGACAACCTGCGGCGCAACCTGCGCACGGTGGAACAGGGCCCGCTGCCCGTGGACTTCGTGGAGACCATCCGGGACGCGTTCCGGCGGAATGACCACGGCTGGGACGGGATGATCTGA
- a CDS encoding DUF4382 domain-containing protein, which yields MRRYLGICASIMLLSACSGSEPAAVGLSTRVGAAKGTASVPGQSAQQLTMSNGITVERIRLSVKELELKLEGDDDSTDDSNKADDHGGDNKHEQGPFLIDLSGAQLEGAVVQLHDVHVETGKYDEIEFDISKVSVDDVGDDAGLKELADKGASVIVDGTIDGQPFSFVSSLTVEQEREASFEISADGTQNVTINIDPSAWFTDAGGARLDPRESGSRSQIENNIKSSIDAFDDDDRNGGEDHDDDNGGDHHGGEDGED from the coding sequence ATGCGTCGTTACCTGGGAATCTGCGCGTCCATCATGTTGCTGTCCGCATGCAGTGGCAGTGAGCCCGCCGCGGTGGGCCTGAGCACGCGCGTGGGCGCCGCGAAGGGCACCGCCTCGGTCCCCGGCCAGTCCGCGCAGCAACTGACGATGTCCAACGGCATCACCGTCGAGCGCATCCGGCTCTCCGTGAAGGAACTGGAGCTCAAGCTGGAGGGCGACGACGACTCCACCGATGACAGCAACAAGGCGGATGACCACGGCGGCGACAACAAGCACGAGCAGGGCCCGTTTCTCATCGACCTGTCCGGTGCTCAGCTCGAGGGCGCGGTGGTGCAACTGCACGACGTGCACGTGGAGACCGGCAAGTACGACGAAATCGAGTTCGACATCAGCAAGGTGTCGGTGGACGACGTGGGCGACGACGCGGGCCTGAAGGAGCTGGCCGACAAGGGTGCGTCCGTCATCGTCGACGGCACCATCGACGGGCAGCCCTTCAGCTTCGTCTCCAGCCTGACGGTGGAGCAGGAGCGCGAGGCCAGCTTCGAAATCTCGGCCGACGGCACGCAGAACGTCACCATCAACATCGACCCGAGCGCCTGGTTCACCGACGCCGGTGGTGCTCGACTGGACCCGCGTGAGAGCGGCTCGCGCTCGCAGATTGAGAACAACATCAAGAGCTCCATCGACGCCTTCGACGACGACGACCGCAACGGCGGCGAGGACCACGACGATGACAACGGTGGCGACCACCATGGCGGCGAAGACGGCGAGGACTGA
- a CDS encoding RNA polymerase sigma factor: MTEEQLAASIQRAARGDQSACRELYQRFHASVRRVALGYSALGTAEVEDLVQETFARAFRELPRLQHPRAFGSWLVTIARHQAQALSRGAQFRARATEDLTHQVDVVAPPMPPSLELERRVAVVRALIEGLPDGPEKETARLFYLEGELSAREIADRLGLGKSAVTMRLERFRARVKRELLARLLAAEVE; this comes from the coding sequence GTGACGGAGGAGCAGCTCGCCGCAAGCATCCAGCGCGCCGCGCGAGGCGACCAGTCCGCGTGCCGCGAGCTGTACCAGCGCTTCCACGCCTCCGTGCGCCGAGTGGCGCTCGGATACTCCGCGCTGGGGACGGCGGAGGTGGAGGACCTCGTTCAGGAGACCTTCGCTCGCGCCTTCCGCGAGCTGCCGCGCCTGCAACACCCGCGCGCCTTCGGGAGCTGGCTCGTCACCATCGCCCGTCATCAAGCGCAGGCGCTCAGCCGGGGCGCTCAGTTCCGCGCGCGCGCAACGGAAGACCTCACCCATCAGGTGGATGTGGTCGCGCCGCCGATGCCGCCCTCTCTCGAGTTGGAGCGGCGCGTGGCCGTGGTGCGAGCGCTCATCGAAGGACTGCCGGACGGCCCGGAGAAGGAGACGGCCCGCCTCTTCTACCTGGAGGGCGAGCTGAGCGCGCGAGAGATTGCCGACCGCCTGGGGCTCGGCAAGAGCGCGGTGACGATGCGCCTGGAGCGCTTCCGCGCGCGGGTGAAGCGAGAGCTGCTGGCGCGGCTGCTGGCCGCGGAGGTGGAGTGA
- a CDS encoding caspase family protein, with product MLCLEEARLPRRLSILALSLVLALSACITVESREKGRVVRVRQEDVPASAYKGERHALLIGISDYADASWHHLLYASKDAEDLGRVLADPARGGFKSVTVLNRPEQTTRQAILGALRALESRPWNPQDVVVVYVSAHGTLARDWSGELQRYLVTQDTSFRDVPGTGLEMAELERALERLGSRRRVLVLATCHSGTGKSLLPPSVRDELARTKAAFLPRPLEEASRASIILSASDWGEAAREDDALANDIYTHFLIEALDGRGDRNRDGAVSATEAHDWARRNTWAYTSGRQRPSAQIMEVGADPVLLAGALERPGQPEVFSYSARLEGFTLKVDGEVAGELPGGVVVPEGKRRLELRKGGRVLWEDTVALEAGERRELESLVSRAASGPRRTVMLEAGALGFLDARSREQVLPASVLAGAGLRFDGALLDRRLDVWVDVAAGQGRRTLLLDPGGSVPVRHRTLLLGVAVGPSWWWGPLGFSTGPRVAGLWLQRSFQLELLNRDERYLTVWPGWMAGLSWRFSPSFVVDAKAQLLWAYVPVDGQTRMVGFGGLMLGGGYRF from the coding sequence ATGCTGTGCCTTGAGGAGGCCCGTCTGCCGCGTCGCTTGTCCATCCTCGCACTGTCGCTCGTCCTCGCGCTCTCCGCCTGCATCACGGTGGAGTCGCGCGAGAAGGGCCGCGTCGTGCGCGTGCGCCAGGAGGACGTGCCGGCATCGGCTTACAAGGGCGAACGCCACGCGCTGCTCATCGGCATCTCGGATTACGCGGACGCGTCGTGGCACCACCTCCTCTACGCGAGCAAGGACGCGGAGGACCTCGGGCGCGTGTTGGCGGACCCGGCGCGCGGTGGCTTCAAGTCGGTGACGGTGCTGAACCGGCCCGAGCAGACGACGCGCCAGGCGATTCTCGGAGCCCTGCGCGCCCTGGAGTCGCGCCCCTGGAATCCGCAGGACGTGGTGGTCGTCTACGTCTCCGCGCACGGCACGCTGGCGCGCGACTGGTCCGGCGAGTTGCAGCGCTACCTCGTGACGCAGGACACCTCCTTCCGCGACGTGCCCGGCACGGGACTGGAGATGGCGGAATTGGAGCGCGCGCTGGAGCGGCTCGGCTCGCGCCGCCGCGTGCTGGTGCTGGCCACCTGTCACAGCGGCACGGGCAAGTCGCTCCTGCCCCCGTCGGTGCGCGACGAATTGGCGCGCACCAAGGCCGCCTTCCTCCCGAGGCCGCTGGAGGAGGCGAGCCGCGCCTCCATCATCCTCTCCGCCAGCGACTGGGGCGAGGCCGCGCGCGAGGACGACGCGCTGGCCAATGACATCTACACGCACTTCCTCATCGAGGCGCTCGACGGCCGTGGTGACAGGAACCGCGACGGCGCGGTGAGCGCCACCGAGGCGCACGACTGGGCCCGCCGCAACACGTGGGCCTATACCAGCGGACGTCAGCGCCCGAGCGCGCAGATAATGGAAGTGGGCGCGGACCCGGTGCTGCTCGCGGGCGCGCTGGAGCGTCCGGGCCAGCCCGAGGTCTTCTCGTACAGCGCGCGCCTGGAGGGCTTCACGCTCAAGGTGGACGGCGAAGTCGCGGGCGAATTGCCCGGTGGCGTGGTGGTGCCCGAGGGCAAGCGCCGTCTGGAATTGCGCAAGGGCGGCCGCGTGCTGTGGGAGGACACCGTGGCGCTGGAGGCCGGCGAGCGGCGCGAGCTGGAATCGCTCGTGTCGCGCGCCGCATCCGGGCCCCGCCGCACCGTGATGCTGGAGGCGGGCGCGCTGGGCTTCCTCGACGCGCGCAGCCGGGAGCAGGTGCTGCCGGCCTCGGTGCTCGCGGGCGCGGGGCTGCGGTTCGACGGAGCGCTGCTGGACCGGCGCCTGGACGTCTGGGTGGACGTGGCGGCAGGGCAGGGAAGGCGGACGCTCCTGTTGGACCCGGGAGGTTCAGTGCCGGTGCGCCACCGCACGTTGCTGCTCGGTGTCGCGGTGGGGCCGTCGTGGTGGTGGGGGCCCCTGGGCTTCTCGACCGGCCCGCGTGTGGCCGGTCTGTGGCTCCAGCGCTCCTTCCAGTTGGAGCTGCTGAACCGGGACGAGCGCTACCTCACCGTCTGGCCCGGCTGGATGGCGGGACTGTCCTGGCGCTTCAGCCCGTCGTTCGTGGTGGACGCGAAGGCGCAGTTGCTGTGGGCGTATGTTCCGGTGGACGGGCAGACGCGAATGGTGGGCTTCGGAGGCCTGATGCTGGGCGGAGGGTATCGGTTCTGA
- a CDS encoding carboxypeptidase regulatory-like domain-containing protein, translating into MRTPGRKMAFGLLGALAACGGFNNVPLESGTVRGRIVGAEADVAMVSVLGQPELRAGVDPEGRFELANVPATTVELFVVASRTRAARSKVVAQGARVTDVGDIQPGPGAFITVRVSDGQGGVPSRAEVEVDGTVLDDIKVDATSGEVRVGPLPAGCYELEVKADDVKDVKEDVCVREGEELVRDIVMRSDDDGGGDDRDGGHGGRDGGSDDPDGGDDHP; encoded by the coding sequence ATGCGCACGCCAGGAAGGAAGATGGCCTTCGGCCTGCTGGGCGCCCTCGCGGCGTGCGGCGGCTTCAACAACGTCCCGCTGGAGTCCGGCACGGTGCGAGGCCGCATCGTCGGCGCCGAGGCCGACGTGGCGATGGTGAGCGTGCTGGGCCAGCCGGAGCTGCGCGCCGGAGTGGACCCGGAAGGCCGCTTCGAGTTGGCCAACGTGCCCGCCACCACCGTGGAGCTCTTCGTCGTCGCCTCGCGCACGCGCGCCGCCCGCTCGAAGGTGGTGGCGCAGGGCGCGCGCGTCACCGACGTGGGCGACATCCAGCCCGGGCCCGGTGCCTTCATCACCGTGCGCGTGTCGGACGGCCAGGGCGGCGTGCCCTCCCGCGCCGAGGTGGAGGTGGACGGCACGGTGCTGGACGACATCAAGGTGGACGCCACCAGCGGCGAGGTGCGCGTCGGCCCGCTGCCCGCCGGCTGCTACGAGCTGGAGGTGAAGGCCGACGACGTGAAGGACGTGAAGGAGGACGTCTGCGTCCGCGAGGGCGAGGAGCTGGTGCGCGACATCGTCATGCGCTCGGACGATGACGGCGGCGGCGACGACCGCGACGGAGGACATGGCGGCCGCGATGGCGGCAGTGATGACCCCGACGGCGGGGACGACCACCCCTGA
- a CDS encoding Spy/CpxP family protein refolding chaperone produces the protein MKKLAIAGSAVLAVVLLSGFAFRGGHGWGHNPERIKQMITWKLNDKLEDLDATDAQRQSINAVKDRLFDEGAQLMEEQHSARAEAFEQLASDKPDAQKLHALVDARIDAMRAFAHKMTDAALEVHGTLTPEQRKELADEFRERAGLR, from the coding sequence ATGAAGAAGCTCGCCATCGCCGGTTCCGCCGTCCTCGCCGTGGTGCTGCTCAGCGGCTTCGCCTTCCGCGGCGGCCATGGCTGGGGCCACAACCCCGAGCGCATCAAGCAGATGATTACCTGGAAGCTGAACGACAAGCTGGAGGACCTCGACGCCACGGACGCGCAGCGCCAGTCCATCAACGCCGTGAAGGACCGCCTCTTCGACGAGGGCGCGCAGCTCATGGAGGAGCAGCACTCGGCGCGCGCCGAGGCCTTCGAGCAGCTCGCGTCCGACAAGCCCGACGCGCAGAAGCTCCACGCGCTGGTGGACGCCCGCATCGACGCCATGCGCGCCTTCGCCCACAAGATGACGGACGCGGCGCTGGAGGTGCACGGCACGCTGACGCCGGAGCAGCGCAAGGAGCTGGCCGACGAGTTCCGCGAGCGCGCCGGCCTCCGGTGA